One window from the genome of Lentibacillus daqui encodes:
- a CDS encoding HTH domain-containing protein yields the protein MGVHYFSDKQIEELKRNPYVDKVSNKAITYSEAYKRHFMHELDQGKFPTQIFREAGFDTQVIGKERIKSFSRRIRKMADRTEGFTDLRTQHSGRRQTKERTPDEEIAYLKHKVALQKQQIDALKKMNFIHRKAAKALPKKNINSSKH from the coding sequence ATGGGTGTGCATTATTTTTCGGATAAACAGATAGAAGAACTAAAAAGGAATCCTTATGTGGATAAGGTCTCTAACAAAGCTATTACCTATTCTGAAGCCTATAAGCGACATTTCATGCATGAATTAGATCAAGGGAAATTTCCTACACAAATCTTTAGAGAAGCAGGGTTTGATACACAAGTGATAGGGAAAGAAAGAATCAAGAGTTTCTCTCGCAGGATACGAAAAATGGCGGATAGAACAGAAGGTTTTACGGATTTACGTACGCAACATTCTGGGCGCCGTCAAACGAAAGAACGCACACCTGATGAAGAAATCGCCTATCTCAAACATAAAGTCGCTTTGCAAAAACAACAAATTGATGCTTTAAAAAAAATGAATTTTATCCATCGCAAAGCAGCCAAAGCTTTGCCCAAGAAAAATATCAACTCATCCAAACATTAA
- a CDS encoding S8 family peptidase: MLGFAMVQLARRMGDKLDRNMRQELVKLCHPFRSIPCFLHRPVEHIRKKTKRLPVVIDFHNQSYQHGLNDFKKITRMSPRPFHSICSCSTKLSIDKLERLLDNCQHIKKIHYDRKMTILLDTASPAIRSNQLQKSGLTGKDITVAVIDTGIHPHQDLKGRIIAFKDLVKNKTKPYDDNGHGTHCAGDVAGDGSASNGKYRGPAPEANLVGVKVLNKKGSGSLSTVIEGIDWCIQNQSRYNINVLSLSLGSKAQQSAENDPAVRVVDKAWNNGIVVCVAAGNEGPEERTISSPGISPKVITVGAVNDNDTIDRSDDVVADFSSRGPTVNGLVKPDLLTPGVNIISLRSPGSYLDRIYFGARVGKNYFSLSGTSMATPIFAGVVAQILQKETNLTPDQVKQKVIQACEDIGQPPNVQGNGYLNAEKLFG; this comes from the coding sequence ATGCTTGGCTTTGCAATGGTTCAGCTGGCTCGGCGTATGGGAGACAAACTGGATAGGAATATGCGGCAGGAATTGGTAAAATTATGTCATCCTTTTCGCTCTATCCCATGTTTTTTACACCGGCCAGTAGAACATATAAGGAAGAAGACGAAGCGGTTACCTGTTGTCATTGATTTTCATAACCAATCTTACCAACATGGTCTAAACGATTTTAAAAAAATTACCCGCATGTCTCCTCGTCCATTCCATTCGATTTGCAGCTGTTCAACCAAATTGTCCATTGATAAACTGGAACGACTGCTTGACAACTGCCAACATATCAAAAAGATTCATTATGATAGAAAGATGACAATATTACTTGATACTGCTTCTCCTGCAATTCGCTCTAACCAGTTACAAAAATCTGGTTTAACGGGAAAAGATATTACCGTTGCTGTGATTGATACAGGAATTCATCCACACCAGGATTTAAAAGGGCGAATCATTGCATTTAAGGATTTGGTGAAAAATAAAACCAAACCTTACGATGATAATGGACATGGTACCCATTGTGCAGGGGATGTAGCGGGGGATGGCTCTGCATCAAATGGAAAATATCGAGGACCTGCACCAGAAGCAAACTTGGTCGGTGTCAAAGTACTGAATAAAAAAGGTTCCGGATCTCTTTCCACTGTCATCGAAGGTATCGATTGGTGTATCCAAAACCAATCAAGGTATAACATTAACGTACTTTCGCTATCCCTTGGGTCCAAAGCACAGCAATCGGCAGAGAATGATCCAGCAGTGAGAGTCGTTGACAAAGCGTGGAACAACGGGATTGTTGTTTGTGTGGCGGCTGGTAATGAAGGACCTGAGGAACGAACTATTTCAAGCCCAGGAATCAGTCCTAAAGTTATTACGGTAGGTGCTGTTAACGATAACGATACCATTGATCGATCTGATGATGTGGTAGCTGACTTTTCCAGTCGGGGTCCAACCGTGAATGGTTTGGTTAAACCTGATTTGTTAACACCTGGTGTGAATATCATTTCACTTCGGTCGCCGGGGTCTTATCTTGATCGAATATATTTCGGTGCACGTGTTGGGAAAAATTATTTTTCTTTATCAGGGACGTCGATGGCAACACCAATTTTTGCAGGTGTAGTTGCACAGATTTTGCAAAAGGAAACAAATCTCACCCCGGATCAAGTGAAGCAAAAGGTCATACAGGCATGTGAAGATATCGGACAGCCCCCTAACGTTCAAGGTAATGGCTATTTAAATGCTGAAAAACTATTCGGATAA
- a CDS encoding GNAT family N-acetyltransferase — protein sequence MNDNFTIIHEPPRPTEYNELRLEGGISGKSQEAATVGLKNSLFAVCIYDEKTLIGMGRVIGDGGTSFQIVDIVVKPNYQGQGLGKRVMKEIMDYLDENTYPGSFVSLIADDPANNLYEQFGFKYTYPRSHGMYRMY from the coding sequence ATGAATGACAATTTCACTATTATCCATGAACCACCGAGGCCTACTGAATACAACGAATTACGACTAGAGGGAGGCATAAGTGGTAAGTCACAAGAGGCCGCAACGGTTGGCTTAAAAAATTCATTGTTTGCAGTTTGTATTTATGATGAAAAAACTTTAATTGGTATGGGACGTGTAATCGGCGATGGTGGTACCTCATTTCAGATAGTTGATATCGTAGTAAAGCCAAATTACCAAGGGCAAGGTCTTGGAAAAAGGGTTATGAAGGAAATAATGGATTATCTCGATGAAAATACGTACCCTGGCTCTTTTGTGAGTCTAATAGCCGATGATCCAGCCAACAATCTTTATGAACAATTTGGATTTAAGTATACCTATCCTAGATCACACGGTATGTATAGAATGTATTAG
- a CDS encoding LysR family transcriptional regulator, translated as MDQHLQVFVTVAEKKNFSRTAEELHMTQPAVSQYIRTFEQNLGTRLLERTNKYVRLNKAGEIVYHHAKEILGLYTNMQHLVDDLVNKANGPLSIGASYTFGEYVLPRIIAKLLETYPDIQPEVTIGNTSEIADLVATHQLDVGIVEGHFKDQHLMVEEFAEDYMVVVAPANHPLATKEKVNIHDLEQETWIVREQGSGTREATENMFHRFELTPGKLMNFGSTQPIKEAVEAGLGISLLSQWAIQKELNHGVLKIIPLKGLPFTRQFSIVTKSPFQTKALEVFIRLLRHNRALTTLDDK; from the coding sequence GTGGATCAACATTTACAAGTATTTGTAACAGTAGCTGAAAAGAAAAATTTTTCCCGGACAGCAGAGGAGCTCCATATGACCCAGCCGGCGGTAAGCCAGTATATCCGCACATTTGAGCAGAATCTCGGAACAAGATTGCTAGAGCGGACGAATAAATATGTTCGCTTGAATAAGGCTGGCGAGATTGTATACCATCATGCAAAGGAAATCCTTGGATTATATACGAACATGCAGCATTTGGTGGATGATTTGGTGAATAAAGCCAATGGTCCATTATCAATTGGGGCGAGCTATACGTTTGGTGAATATGTGTTGCCGCGTATTATTGCCAAGTTATTGGAGACATACCCGGATATTCAACCGGAAGTTACGATTGGCAATACATCGGAAATTGCCGATTTGGTGGCAACCCATCAGTTGGATGTTGGCATTGTCGAGGGCCATTTTAAGGATCAGCATTTGATGGTAGAGGAGTTTGCTGAGGATTACATGGTTGTTGTTGCTCCGGCAAATCATCCCCTGGCGACAAAGGAAAAGGTCAACATCCACGATTTGGAACAGGAGACATGGATTGTCCGTGAACAAGGGTCGGGTACAAGAGAAGCAACAGAGAACATGTTTCATCGTTTTGAACTCACGCCTGGAAAATTAATGAATTTTGGCAGTACCCAGCCGATTAAGGAAGCGGTGGAAGCAGGCTTGGGGATCAGCTTATTATCACAATGGGCCATCCAGAAGGAATTGAATCATGGGGTTCTCAAAATCATTCCATTGAAAGGACTGCCATTTACCCGCCAATTTTCGATCGTGACGAAATCGCCTTTTCAAACAAAAGCTTTAGAGGTGTTCATTCGTTTATTGCGTCATAACCGAGCACTGACCACGTTAGATGACAAATAA
- a CDS encoding IS3 family transposase, protein MNIRWLCEIAQVSRSGYYAWFKQEEKRKEREKQDRTDFELILEVYQYRGYAKGSRSIYMRFLQTGIVMNRKKIQRLMNKYNLICPIRKPNPYKRMAKARQEHATKPNHLNRQFKAHGPKTVLLTDITYLYFGRGQKAYLSTIKDAFTNQILSYALSESLEVDFVLEMIEYLIEHHAIPKKQKTLIHSDQGVHYTSMQFQSLLNDKELRQSMSRRGNCWDNAPQESFFGHMKDDLGNLGYIITFSDLSIKIDDYMDYYNNERYQWGLAKLSPNQYAEFIKTGVYPLAHLVKTPDLPVVVPLKD, encoded by the coding sequence TTGAATATCAGGTGGTTATGTGAGATTGCTCAGGTTTCTCGTTCAGGTTATTATGCATGGTTTAAGCAGGAAGAGAAGCGTAAGGAGCGTGAGAAACAAGATCGCACTGATTTTGAATTGATTCTAGAAGTCTATCAATATCGCGGATATGCAAAGGGATCAAGAAGCATTTATATGCGCTTTCTTCAAACAGGAATCGTCATGAACCGCAAGAAGATTCAACGACTGATGAATAAATATAATCTCATATGTCCGATTAGGAAACCTAATCCTTACAAACGAATGGCAAAAGCCAGGCAAGAACATGCAACGAAGCCTAATCATTTAAATCGTCAATTTAAAGCTCATGGTCCCAAAACGGTCTTGCTTACGGATATTACCTATCTCTACTTTGGACGAGGTCAGAAAGCCTATTTATCTACCATAAAAGATGCGTTTACCAATCAAATTCTTTCTTATGCACTTAGTGAATCGTTAGAAGTGGATTTTGTTTTGGAAATGATTGAATACTTAATTGAACATCATGCGATTCCTAAAAAACAGAAAACCCTGATCCATTCCGACCAGGGCGTACACTACACTAGTATGCAATTTCAATCGCTACTGAATGATAAAGAATTACGGCAATCCATGTCACGCCGAGGGAATTGTTGGGACAATGCACCGCAAGAATCTTTCTTTGGTCACATGAAAGATGATTTAGGGAATCTTGGCTACATAATTACTTTTTCGGATCTTTCTATCAAAATTGATGACTATATGGATTACTACAACAACGAACGCTATCAATGGGGTCTCGCAAAGTTATCCCCCAATCAATATGCAGAATTCATTAAAACGGGAGTGTATCCTCTGGCTCATCTTGTGAAGACACCTGATCTTCCCGTTGTTGTTCCTCTAAAAGACTAA
- a CDS encoding phosphotransferase family protein — translation MDANGSKLTKRMLNWVIDAIDRRKAEVVMIEQLKGSTSSTLFRISLRMNRCLRHVVFRLFDNQDWLEEEPDLVLHEAMSLRCAAKTDIATPNIIAWDETGEICGFPAVLMTMLDGTVQLKPNNLEKWLRSLASALGKIHAIDANDFNWEYFTYNDISSLETPPWTSIPQAWERAIEIVKCPRPSVHECFIHRDYHPANVLYLDGKVTGVVDWVNACKGPAGIDVGHCRVNLAMLYNVATADQFLAAYQQDQGSKFVYDVYWDVVSLIDILSGPPVVYPGWEAFGVTGLTDTMMRERLDKYVVSLLERAS, via the coding sequence ATGGATGCAAACGGTAGCAAATTAACGAAGCGCATGCTAAATTGGGTGATAGACGCAATAGATAGAAGAAAAGCCGAGGTAGTCATGATTGAACAGCTAAAGGGTAGTACTTCATCGACACTGTTTCGGATTTCTTTACGGATGAATCGATGTTTACGACATGTTGTATTTCGTTTGTTTGATAACCAAGATTGGCTGGAGGAGGAACCTGATTTAGTACTGCATGAAGCTATGAGTTTGCGCTGTGCAGCAAAGACGGATATCGCCACACCAAACATCATTGCCTGGGATGAAACCGGCGAAATATGCGGATTCCCGGCAGTTCTGATGACCATGCTGGATGGCACTGTCCAGCTAAAACCGAATAATTTGGAAAAATGGCTGCGGAGTTTGGCATCAGCACTAGGCAAAATTCATGCCATTGATGCCAATGATTTCAATTGGGAATATTTCACCTACAATGATATTTCCTCCTTGGAAACCCCACCATGGACAAGCATTCCACAAGCATGGGAAAGAGCAATCGAAATTGTAAAATGTCCAAGGCCATCCGTTCACGAATGCTTCATCCATCGTGATTATCACCCCGCTAATGTTTTATATCTTGATGGAAAGGTGACCGGGGTAGTTGATTGGGTAAATGCTTGTAAAGGCCCCGCTGGTATTGATGTCGGACACTGCAGAGTGAATCTGGCAATGCTATATAATGTAGCAACCGCAGATCAATTCTTGGCAGCATACCAGCAAGATCAGGGTAGCAAATTTGTTTATGATGTGTACTGGGATGTTGTTTCGTTAATTGATATTCTTTCCGGTCCACCGGTAGTTTATCCGGGTTGGGAAGCATTTGGCGTTACTGGGCTTACGGATACGATGATGCGGGAGAGGCTGGATAAATATGTTGTAAGTTTGTTGGAGCGAGCTTCTTGA
- a CDS encoding Druantia anti-phage system protein DruA: protein MLKNDKRNLHQKELTMKLKTNIYNTDDTPIVADLYLVKSSLTIEQVSRGEHESLWNQLVQAYHYLGHQKIIRPRMKYLIWLDDRHVSAISFNQAAYKMAARDRFMDWKDEKRQEQFIPYSYSDSCLPVGWETLFLNVVIKFNSKKLVQLLAQPNTFYTYRVI, encoded by the coding sequence ATTCTCAAAAATGACAAAAGGAACTTACACCAAAAGGAACTTACAATGAAATTAAAAACAAATATTTACAATACAGATGATACACCAATTGTTGCAGATCTTTACCTGGTGAAATCATCTTTAACCATAGAACAAGTAAGCCGTGGTGAACATGAATCCTTGTGGAATCAACTTGTCCAGGCTTACCATTACCTTGGACATCAAAAAATTATTAGACCACGTATGAAATACTTGATTTGGCTAGACGACCGCCACGTCAGTGCGATTAGTTTTAACCAGGCCGCATACAAGATGGCGGCCAGGGATCGCTTTATGGATTGGAAGGATGAAAAGAGGCAGGAACAATTCATTCCGTACTCCTACTCCGATAGCTGTCTTCCTGTTGGGTGGGAAACGTTATTCCTCAATGTCGTAATCAAATTTAATTCCAAAAAACTTGTTCAACTTCTCGCCCAACCTAATACATTCTATACATACCGTGTGATCTAG
- a CDS encoding MGMT family protein has product MQPFTTDVIKIVSNIPEGRVMTYGQIAKIAGSPRAARQVARVLHSMSRKYHLPWHRVVNAQGIISIKNEELHEIQKLSLESEGVIVDKQGKIDLRIYLHNHTC; this is encoded by the coding sequence ATGCAGCCATTTACAACTGATGTCATTAAAATCGTATCCAACATACCTGAAGGGCGGGTCATGACCTATGGACAAATTGCCAAAATCGCCGGTAGTCCCAGGGCAGCAAGACAAGTGGCTCGTGTTCTACATTCCATGAGCAGGAAGTATCATCTTCCATGGCATCGGGTTGTTAATGCGCAAGGCATCATTAGCATCAAAAATGAAGAATTACACGAAATACAAAAACTCTCTCTGGAAAGCGAAGGGGTCATTGTTGACAAGCAAGGTAAAATTGATTTGCGAATCTACCTACATAATCATACGTGTTAA
- a CDS encoding IS1182 family transposase, whose product MFKHYTMNQVVLPLDLEIKLKENDIAFAINDLVESIPEEVFDDLIRQTGRPAYHPRMMLKIILCGYTQSVFSGRKIEALLQDSIRMMWLAQGHEPSYRTINRFRSHPLIENILRECFVQFRNQLVEKELIEEEAIFIDGTKIEANANKFTFVWRKSVEKYSDKLIEKSNQLYDELLEKEIIPAIERETEEKLSVKEMEEVVEKLDEKVEEYDKKIEACEVGSERKKIRSERKFPKQARKQFNDFITRKQKYQNDMEKFGDRNSYSKTDPDATFMRMKDDYMKNGQLKAGYNVQIATEGQYALAYDVFPNPTDTRTLIPFLDSIEENFFELPEHIVADAGYGSEQNYEDIIENRNRTPLITYNQYRKEKKKKHKNNAFHVDNWDYNEDEDTFLCPNGRKIRFSHHSKRTDRYGFTREFKVYECEDCSGCPLRDLCTKAKEGNNRKVYMNEKWESQKEYVRAKLSDEKTGEIYGKRKIDVEPAFGFLKANLGFTRFSVRGKQKVKNELAFALMAVNLRKYTATNSKLVPEDRNNSTKKVPSKLLICLEPFYLLFLASYVPASLLIIRIVFQHLNSHYLER is encoded by the coding sequence ATGTTTAAACATTATACCATGAATCAGGTAGTTTTGCCGCTAGATTTAGAAATTAAATTGAAAGAGAATGATATTGCTTTTGCGATCAATGATCTTGTCGAGAGTATTCCCGAAGAGGTTTTCGATGACTTAATACGACAAACCGGCCGTCCTGCGTACCATCCTCGCATGATGTTGAAAATCATTTTGTGTGGGTATACGCAATCCGTGTTTTCTGGTCGTAAAATAGAAGCTTTATTACAGGATAGTATCCGCATGATGTGGTTGGCTCAAGGACACGAACCCAGCTATCGCACCATCAATCGTTTCCGTTCTCATCCACTCATCGAAAACATACTACGTGAATGCTTTGTCCAGTTCCGGAATCAGCTTGTGGAAAAGGAATTGATTGAAGAGGAAGCCATTTTTATTGATGGTACAAAAATTGAAGCGAACGCCAATAAGTTCACCTTTGTGTGGCGGAAATCCGTTGAAAAATATAGTGATAAGCTAATCGAAAAGTCCAATCAACTGTATGATGAGCTGTTGGAGAAGGAGATCATCCCGGCAATAGAGCGAGAAACAGAAGAGAAACTTTCCGTTAAAGAAATGGAAGAAGTAGTCGAAAAGTTAGATGAAAAGGTTGAGGAATACGATAAAAAAATCGAAGCTTGTGAAGTTGGTAGCGAACGAAAGAAAATCCGTTCCGAACGTAAATTTCCAAAACAAGCTCGCAAGCAGTTTAACGATTTCATCACTCGTAAGCAAAAGTATCAAAACGATATGGAGAAATTCGGGGACCGTAACAGTTATTCAAAGACAGATCCGGATGCGACGTTTATGCGCATGAAGGACGACTACATGAAGAACGGTCAATTGAAAGCTGGTTACAATGTCCAGATTGCAACGGAAGGTCAATACGCGCTCGCTTACGATGTTTTCCCAAACCCGACGGATACACGCACTTTAATTCCTTTTCTCGACTCGATTGAAGAAAACTTTTTCGAACTGCCGGAACACATTGTCGCGGATGCCGGATATGGCAGTGAACAGAATTATGAAGATATCATCGAGAATCGAAATCGAACGCCACTTATTACATACAATCAATATCGAAAGGAGAAGAAAAAGAAGCATAAGAACAACGCTTTTCATGTAGATAATTGGGATTATAATGAGGACGAAGATACTTTTCTGTGCCCAAATGGACGGAAAATACGGTTTAGTCATCATTCCAAACGAACAGACAGGTACGGATTCACCCGTGAATTTAAAGTGTACGAATGTGAGGACTGTTCGGGCTGTCCACTCCGCGATTTATGTACGAAAGCAAAAGAAGGAAACAACCGAAAAGTCTACATGAATGAAAAGTGGGAATCCCAAAAAGAATATGTACGTGCGAAGCTTTCAGACGAGAAAACTGGTGAAATTTACGGAAAACGTAAAATTGACGTAGAACCAGCGTTCGGTTTCTTGAAGGCTAATTTGGGTTTCACTCGTTTTTCTGTCAGAGGAAAACAGAAAGTGAAAAATGAATTAGCCTTCGCATTGATGGCGGTGAACTTGAGAAAGTACACCGCCACGAACAGTAAATTAGTACCGGAAGATAGAAACAACTCCACAAAAAAGGTTCCAAGCAAACTTTTGATTTGCTTGGAACCTTTTTATTTACTATTTTTGGCTAGTTATGTCCCAGCCTCGCTTCTCATTATCCGAATAGTTTTTCAGCATTTAAATAGCCATTACCTTGAACGTTAG
- a CDS encoding YeiH family protein → MALENLRQEEVEESSEAIQQEKKPEPSPIWKWIGGVAFTFLIALLGFLLALVPGFDHVGQLACAIIIAVVYRQIFGYPEALRSGIAFSSKRLLRAAIILYGLKLNIDTVLHDGIGLLVRDAGVIIFAILATIWIAKLFKADKNISLLLGVGTGICGAAAIAAVAPIVKSKDEDTAIGVGIIALMGTVFAMGYTILRPFLPLDAIQYGIWSGSSLHEVAHVALAAEPAGDQATAIALLAKLGRVFLLVPLCFIFIYIMKRKNKGSEQSDAKIEFPWFLVGFIILSLLGSYVFGHSIPVSDSVMNAVFNITTWLLTAAMVGLGLNVSLRDLRTKALKPLIAMTITSVCLSVIVFFIV, encoded by the coding sequence ATGGCATTGGAAAATTTGCGACAAGAGGAAGTTGAGGAATCTTCGGAGGCAATCCAACAAGAAAAAAAACCAGAACCATCACCAATTTGGAAATGGATTGGTGGTGTTGCATTTACTTTTTTGATTGCCTTATTGGGCTTCCTTTTAGCGTTGGTGCCTGGATTTGACCATGTTGGGCAGCTGGCATGTGCCATTATTATTGCAGTCGTTTATCGACAAATTTTTGGTTATCCGGAAGCATTACGGTCAGGTATTGCCTTTTCATCCAAACGACTGCTGCGTGCGGCAATTATTTTATATGGTCTGAAATTAAATATCGATACTGTACTTCATGACGGGATTGGCTTGCTTGTCCGTGATGCCGGGGTGATTATTTTTGCCATCCTTGCAACGATCTGGATTGCTAAGTTATTCAAGGCGGACAAAAACATTTCCTTATTATTGGGAGTTGGAACTGGCATCTGCGGAGCCGCTGCCATTGCCGCAGTTGCACCGATTGTAAAATCAAAGGATGAAGATACGGCGATTGGTGTGGGAATTATCGCTCTCATGGGTACGGTGTTTGCGATGGGCTATACCATATTACGTCCATTTTTGCCATTGGATGCTATTCAGTATGGCATATGGTCGGGTTCGAGTTTACATGAAGTTGCCCATGTAGCCCTGGCAGCCGAACCAGCTGGAGATCAGGCAACAGCTATTGCTTTACTCGCAAAATTGGGCCGTGTGTTTTTACTTGTACCACTTTGCTTCATCTTCATCTATATAATGAAACGGAAAAACAAAGGATCTGAACAGTCAGATGCAAAAATTGAATTCCCATGGTTTTTAGTTGGATTTATTATTTTAAGTTTGTTAGGAAGTTATGTATTTGGTCATTCCATCCCTGTATCAGATAGCGTTATGAATGCGGTCTTCAACATTACGACATGGTTGCTCACCGCTGCGATGGTCGGCCTTGGATTAAATGTCAGCTTGCGTGATCTGCGGACGAAGGCATTAAAGCCATTAATCGCGATGACCATTACATCCGTTTGTTTATCTGTGATTGTTTTCTTTATCGTGTAG